From the Cohaesibacter sp. ES.047 genome, one window contains:
- a CDS encoding ABC transporter permease, with amino-acid sequence MSTTTPSSPSKPSINFSRYGILFAFLGLCVLISAICQIRVMQGVWPVNVFLTVNNLMLIMHQISVNGILAVGMTFVVISAGIDLSVGSVLAFAGIVAASFATRSTGITAWSGIYFVAIPLLASMATGALCGLLNGLIVSRFRIQAFIATLGMLLAARGMTMAVTGGNPISALSPSFRWFGTGRLFDVIPVPVVILLLVFAVAWVILNKTIFGRYVYAVGGNEKSARTSGINTTAILTWVYVVSGFLAGLAGIILTAKTGSAQTAAGTSYELDAIAAVVIGGASLMGGVGRLTGTFFGAMIIGVMNNGLDILGVESYYQLIIKGALIVLAVTIDSRRQG; translated from the coding sequence ATGTCCACGACAACCCCATCAAGTCCTTCCAAACCCAGCATCAACTTCAGCCGTTACGGCATCCTGTTCGCCTTCCTCGGTCTGTGTGTCCTGATCAGTGCAATCTGCCAGATCAGGGTCATGCAGGGGGTTTGGCCCGTCAACGTCTTCCTGACCGTCAACAACCTGATGCTGATCATGCACCAGATCTCGGTGAACGGGATTCTCGCCGTCGGCATGACATTCGTCGTCATTTCGGCCGGTATTGACCTCTCGGTCGGTTCGGTCCTTGCCTTCGCAGGCATCGTGGCGGCCTCGTTTGCGACGCGCTCGACCGGCATCACCGCCTGGAGCGGCATCTATTTCGTCGCAATCCCGTTGCTGGCCTCCATGGCAACCGGCGCGCTATGTGGCCTCTTGAATGGTCTGATCGTCAGCCGCTTTCGCATTCAGGCCTTCATCGCCACGCTGGGCATGCTGCTGGCTGCCCGCGGCATGACCATGGCGGTGACCGGAGGCAACCCGATTTCGGCGCTCAGCCCCTCTTTTCGCTGGTTTGGTACCGGGCGGCTCTTCGACGTCATCCCCGTGCCTGTCGTGATCCTGCTGCTGGTTTTTGCCGTGGCATGGGTGATTTTGAACAAAACGATTTTCGGCCGCTATGTCTATGCGGTTGGCGGCAATGAAAAGAGTGCCAGAACCTCCGGTATCAACACCACCGCCATCCTGACATGGGTGTATGTCGTCTCCGGCTTCCTTGCCGGGTTGGCAGGCATCATCCTCACGGCCAAGACCGGCTCGGCGCAAACCGCCGCCGGTACATCCTACGAACTCGACGCCATCGCGGCAGTCGTGATCGGCGGCGCCAGCCTTATGGGCGGTGTCGGACGCCTTACAGGCACGTTCTTCGGCGCCATGATTATCGGCGTCATGAACAACGGCTTGGATATTCTGGGCGTCGAAAGCTACTACCAATTGATTATCAAAGGCGCGTTGATCGTGCTCGCGGTAACCATCGACAGCCGCAGGCAGGGATAA
- a CDS encoding sugar ABC transporter ATP-binding protein has translation MTSPLLKMTNITKRFGGVHALTDGNLTVQRGEVHALCGGNGAGKSTILGILMGFHKPDTGTIEIEGKTVQFDTPIQALSSGIAIVQQELSGVAHLTVAENIFLGSEPRKRGFVDFDTLNRDAAALLKRLDFDIDPRAMLGDLPVATQQLVEIAKALSHGDADILIFDEPTSALGDKDTQRLFEVIRDLTAAGKGIVYVTHRLQEVFAIATSYTVFKDGSTVAEGSVADINREMLIESMIGGSVDGEYHKENVPSKDTLLEVKNLSRGKHFKDISFALKSGEILGVYGLVGSGRTEIFDTIYGLETASQGEVYKSGQALEPGKVDAAIRAGVTYVTEDRARSGLVLKASVGANLSLSKLRFINTLGFVRPSEEKESIDTSIRSMNIKTPSPDQIVSNLSGGNQQKVVLGRCLAVDPDVLLLDEPTRGVDVGAKKEIYRLISTFAERGGAAIFVSSDLEEMLGMCDRILILRNGEIVEELDQANATQKALLMAAV, from the coding sequence ATGACATCACCACTTCTAAAGATGACCAACATCACCAAACGGTTTGGTGGCGTTCACGCCCTCACGGACGGGAACCTCACCGTTCAGAGAGGTGAAGTGCACGCCCTTTGCGGTGGCAACGGCGCGGGCAAGTCGACCATTCTTGGAATTCTGATGGGTTTTCACAAGCCGGATACGGGCACCATCGAAATCGAAGGCAAAACAGTCCAATTCGACACGCCAATTCAGGCCCTATCCTCTGGCATCGCCATCGTGCAGCAGGAATTGAGCGGTGTGGCTCATCTCACCGTTGCTGAAAACATCTTTCTTGGCTCCGAGCCACGCAAACGAGGCTTCGTCGATTTCGACACACTCAACCGCGACGCAGCAGCCCTGCTCAAGCGCCTCGACTTCGATATCGATCCGCGCGCCATGCTCGGTGATCTGCCCGTTGCCACACAGCAGCTGGTTGAAATCGCCAAGGCCCTGTCGCACGGGGATGCGGACATCCTGATCTTCGACGAGCCGACATCGGCTCTGGGGGACAAGGATACGCAGCGCCTGTTCGAAGTGATCCGCGACCTGACCGCCGCAGGCAAGGGCATCGTCTATGTGACCCACCGCCTGCAGGAAGTCTTCGCCATTGCCACCAGCTATACGGTCTTCAAGGACGGGTCGACCGTGGCAGAAGGCAGCGTCGCTGACATCAACCGTGAGATGCTGATCGAAAGCATGATCGGCGGATCAGTCGATGGCGAGTATCACAAGGAAAATGTGCCGAGCAAGGACACGCTGCTTGAAGTGAAGAACCTCAGCCGCGGCAAGCATTTCAAGGATATTTCCTTTGCATTGAAGTCGGGCGAGATCCTCGGCGTTTATGGCCTTGTCGGCTCGGGTCGTACCGAGATCTTCGACACGATCTATGGGCTGGAGACGGCATCACAGGGCGAAGTCTACAAGAGCGGGCAGGCGTTGGAGCCCGGCAAGGTGGATGCAGCCATTCGCGCAGGGGTAACCTATGTCACAGAAGACCGGGCACGCAGTGGTCTGGTCCTCAAGGCATCGGTCGGCGCCAACCTGTCCCTGTCCAAGCTGCGCTTCATCAATACCCTTGGATTTGTTCGCCCTTCCGAGGAGAAGGAAAGCATCGATACGTCGATCCGCTCGATGAATATCAAGACCCCCTCCCCCGACCAGATAGTCTCCAACCTGTCCGGCGGCAACCAGCAGAAGGTGGTTCTGGGTCGCTGCCTGGCAGTGGATCCCGACGTGCTTTTGCTCGACGAGCCGACCCGCGGGGTCGATGTCGGTGCGAAGAAAGAAATCTACAGGCTGATCTCGACATTTGCAGAGCGGGGCGGAGCCGCGATCTTCGTGTCGTCCGACCTGGAGGAAATGCTGGGCATGTGCGACCGCATCCTCATTTTGCGCAACGGCGAGATCGTTGAAGAACTCGATCAGGCAAACGCAACCCAGAAGGCGCTTTTGATGGCTGCTGTCTAG